A genomic region of Synechococcus sp. NOUM97013 contains the following coding sequences:
- the nusA gene encoding transcription termination factor NusA, with translation MALVLLPGLTNLIDDISEEKKLPPQVVEAALREALLKGYERYRRTLYLGIGEDPFDEEYFSNFDVALDLDEEGYRVLASKIIVEEVESEDHQIALAEVMQVAEDAQAGDTVVLDVTPEKEDFGRMAAATTKQVLAQKLRDQQRRMIQEEFADLEDPVLTARVIRFERQSVIMAVSSGLGRPEVEAELPRRDQLPNDNYRANATFKVFLKEVSEVPRRGPQLFVSRANAGLVVYLFENEVPEIQEGSVRIVAVASEANPPSRSVGPRTKVAVDSIEREVDPVGACIGARGSRIQQVVNELRGEKIDVIRWSQDPAQYIANSLSPARVDVVRLVDPVGQHAHVLVPPDQLSLAIGREGQNVRLAARLTGWKIDIKNSTEYDQASEDAVVSELIAQREQEEALQREAEERLAAEQAARAEEDARLRELYPLPEDEEDYGAEEQTAIDEADAYDEQAQAEATAETALETDADGASGDDTVNEEMTEEDTTEEGAR, from the coding sequence ATGGCACTCGTTCTTCTTCCTGGCCTCACCAACCTGATCGATGACATCAGCGAGGAGAAAAAACTCCCTCCTCAGGTTGTGGAAGCTGCTCTGAGGGAAGCCCTGCTCAAGGGATATGAGCGTTACCGCCGAACGCTCTACCTGGGAATCGGCGAAGACCCGTTTGATGAGGAGTATTTCAGCAACTTCGATGTTGCCCTCGACCTGGACGAAGAGGGTTACCGGGTGCTGGCCAGCAAGATCATTGTTGAAGAGGTGGAAAGCGAGGACCACCAGATTGCGCTGGCTGAGGTGATGCAGGTGGCGGAGGATGCCCAGGCCGGTGACACCGTTGTTCTCGACGTCACCCCGGAAAAAGAGGATTTCGGTCGGATGGCAGCGGCCACCACCAAGCAGGTGCTGGCCCAGAAGCTGCGGGATCAGCAGCGGCGAATGATCCAGGAAGAATTCGCCGATCTGGAAGATCCCGTTCTGACGGCGCGGGTGATCCGCTTCGAACGCCAGTCCGTGATCATGGCTGTGAGTTCAGGACTCGGACGTCCCGAAGTGGAAGCTGAACTGCCGCGTCGCGACCAGCTCCCCAACGACAACTACCGCGCCAACGCGACATTCAAGGTGTTCCTCAAAGAGGTCAGCGAGGTTCCACGGCGTGGCCCCCAGCTGTTTGTGAGTCGGGCCAATGCCGGCTTGGTGGTGTATCTCTTCGAAAACGAAGTCCCCGAAATTCAGGAGGGATCCGTCCGCATCGTGGCGGTGGCGAGTGAAGCCAATCCTCCCTCGCGCTCGGTGGGTCCTCGCACCAAGGTCGCTGTCGACAGCATTGAACGCGAGGTCGACCCCGTGGGCGCCTGCATCGGTGCGCGTGGTTCACGCATCCAGCAGGTTGTGAACGAACTGCGCGGCGAAAAAATCGACGTGATCCGCTGGTCACAGGACCCAGCGCAATACATCGCCAACTCCCTCAGTCCGGCGCGCGTCGACGTGGTGAGGCTTGTCGATCCCGTCGGTCAGCATGCCCACGTGCTGGTTCCACCGGATCAGCTGAGTCTGGCCATCGGTCGTGAAGGTCAGAATGTTCGTTTGGCAGCCCGTCTGACCGGCTGGAAGATCGACATCAAGAACTCCACCGAATACGACCAGGCCTCGGAAGATGCGGTGGTCTCGGAATTGATTGCCCAGCGCGAACAGGAAGAAGCACTCCAACGCGAAGCCGAGGAACGTCTGGCTGCTGAACAGGCTGCACGCGCCGAAGAGGATGCGCGTCTCCGCGAGTTGTATCCGCTCCCGGAAGATGAAGAGGACTACGGAGCCGAGGAGCAGACCGCGATTGACGAAGCCGATGCCTACGACGAGCAGGCTCAGGCGGAGGCAACAGCCGAGACCGCTCTCGAAACCGATGCTGACGGCGCATCTGGTGATGACACAGTTAACGAAGAGATGACGGAAGAAGACACAACCGAGGAAGGAGCCCGGTGA
- a CDS encoding YlxR family protein, whose protein sequence is MNDARPVLRRCVACRELLDRSLLWRVIRDHRDGVLLDQGMGRSAYLCPQESCLEEAQRRKRLQKALRCQVPDSVLEVLRERLKPDTGSDAEAR, encoded by the coding sequence GTGAACGACGCTCGCCCCGTCCTGCGTCGTTGTGTCGCCTGCCGCGAGCTGCTGGATCGCAGCCTGCTCTGGCGGGTCATCCGAGACCATCGGGACGGGGTTCTCCTGGATCAGGGCATGGGTCGTTCGGCCTACCTCTGTCCACAGGAGAGCTGTCTTGAGGAAGCACAGCGCCGCAAACGCCTGCAGAAAGCCCTGCGATGCCAGGTGCCTGACAGCGTGCTTGAGGTGCTGAGAGAGCGACTGAAACCCGACACGGGATCAGACGCTGAGGCAAGATGA